A genomic window from Engraulis encrasicolus isolate BLACKSEA-1 chromosome 14, IST_EnEncr_1.0, whole genome shotgun sequence includes:
- the LOC134463419 gene encoding elastase-1-like — MLRFVLLTVLASLALANPRPEPRYLEEVANERVVGGEVATPNSWPWQISLQYRSGSSYYHTCGGSLIDRGWVLTAAHCVDSSRTWRVVLGEHDLYSNSGREQIIAVSQVYIHSGWNPSNVAGGYDVALLRLASSATLNSYVQLASLPASGLILPHNNPCYITGWGLTSTGGNLSPELKQAYMPLVDHQTCSSNGWWGSTVKNTMVCAGGYDNAGCNGDSGGPLNCSWGGKYEVHGIASFVSGYGCDTYQKPTVFTRVSAYTSWIQDTMRS; from the exons ATGCTGAGATTCGTCCTGCTGACCGTCCTCGCCAGCCTGG CGCTGGCTAACCCCAGGCCTGAGCCCAGGTACCTGGAGGAGGTGGCCAATGAGCGGGTGGTCGGAGGAGAGGTGGCCACTCCCAACTCCTGGCCCTGGCAG atctccCTTCAGTACCGTTCTGGCAGCAGCTACTACCACACTTGTGGAGGCTCTCTGATTGACAGGGGATGGGTCCTCACCGCTGCTCATTGTGTGGACAG CTCCAGGACCTGGCGCGTTGTTCTGGGAGAGCATGACCTGTACAGCAACTCTGGCAGGGAGCAGATCATCGCTGTTAGCCAGGTCTACATTCACTCTGGATGGAACCCCAGCAATGTGGCTGGCGG gTATGACGTTGCTCTCCTGCGTCTGGCCTCTTCTGCCACTCTGAACTCCTATGTGCAGCTGGCTTCTCTGCCCGCCTCTGGCCTGATCCTGCCCCACAACAACCCCTGCTACATCACCGGATGGGGTCTTACCTCCA CTGGAGGCAATCTGTCTCCTGAGCTGAAGCAGGCCTACATGCCCCTGGTGGACCACCAGACCTGCTCCAGCAACGGCTGGTGGGGCAGCACTGTCAAGAACACCATGGTCTGTGCTGGAGGCTACGACAACGCTGGATGCAAC GGAGACTCTGGCGGTCCTCTGAACTGCAGCTGGGGTGGCAAGTATGAGGTGCACGGCATCGCCTCCTTCGTGTCCGGATACGGCTGCGACACCTACCAGAAGCCCACCGTCTTCACCCGCGTGTCCGCCTATACCAGCTGGATCCAGGAT ACCATGAGATCCTAG
- the si:dkey-197j19.5 gene encoding EF-hand calcium-binding domain-containing protein 12: MYEEYVYLRQQRQAGKNERLTTPLTREKIEMDELAQGYKRRDLLQTYFYKIACRVLGEPKTRRRVVIAPPMREVNNAQKSPTGGQHRPKKIPPLDPVLTTVNLEPSVKRWAGFPGVNETEENWVKHRKAFRRTLNGIGNVTQWINNKPTVTELELKVAEREKTRPESHQVRAERPMSPELMPLQHRIASLVLRVRAQAPDGTDVDRELSPDYSDILKYYQQRRKRAMTEDEVLLLLRTVGSGSPLEDAHSSPSTLAGAPGRSIDHYRRQALGEYLDSLEMCRQHGVNVTQSSMQRVLLHPGDKVVQLPVGGGIRQAGASPIQGCGGRLRGGQVRSTGPVSREEEVVVVEEEEPRRRIRMEKSLYPFERAVRKEPKVMSLSTGRAEIRHKTECWLTREEYALLSGKQMSTRRADPNAFWPGQDDHIRLYQPEVGIPPETCLFECVSREPAPAVGSWPLNDKGYYTSGDIDGRKAYAL; encoded by the exons ATGTATGAAGAGTACGTCTACCTACGTCAACAAAGACAAGCTGGAAAAAATGAAAGACTTACGACTCCTCTCACAAGGGAAAAAATTGAGATGGATGAGCTGGCGCAGGGGTATAAGCGAAGAGACTTGCTCCAGACGTACTTCTATAAAATTGCATGTCGTGTGTTGGGGGAACCAAAAACACGGCGGCGGGTGGTAATCGCGCCGCCAATGCGTGAGGTGAACAACGCTCAGAAGAGCCCAACGGGTGGACAGCACAGACCAAAGAAAATTCCTCCCCTGGACCCCGTGCTAACGACGGTAAATTTAGAGCCATCGGTGAAGCGGTGGGCAGGTTTCCCCGGAGTTAACGAAACAGAAGAAAATTGGGTTAAACACCGGAAAGCATTTCGTCGGACGTTGAACGGAATCGGAAATGTGACTCAATGGATAAATAACAAGCCCACTGTTACTGAACTGGAGCTTAAAGTTGCCGAGAGGGAGAAGACGAGGCCGGAAAGTCACCAAGTCCGGGCTGAGCGCCCCATGTCACCCGAGTTGATG CCTTTACAACATCGCATTGCATCGCTGGTTTTACGCGTGCGTGCACAAGCTCCGGATGGTACAGATGTGGATCGCGAGCTGTCACCCGATTATTCAGACATTCTGAAATACTACCAGCAACGCAGAAAG AGAGCTATGACAGAGGACGAGGTGCTGTTGCTGCTCCGTACGGTGGGCTCGGGTAGCCCCCTGGAGGACGCgcactcctccccctccaccttgGCCGGTGCCCCTGGCCGCAGCATCGACCACTACAGACGGCAGGCCCTAGGAGAGTACCTGGACTCTCTAGAGATGTGCAGGCAGCACGGGGTCAACGTCACCCAAAGCAGCATGCAGAGAG TGCTTTTGCACCCGGGAGATAAGGTTGTGCAGTTGCCTGTGGGAGGGGGCATCAGGCAGGCGGGGGCCAGTCCCATCCAGGGCTGTGGGGGCCGTCTGCGGGGGGGGCAGGTCAGGAGCACGGGCCCCGTCTCCAGGGaagaagaggtggtggtggtggaggaagaggaaccgCGCAGGAGAATACGCATGGAAAA GTCCCTGTATCCCTTTGAGCGAGCAGTGAGGAAAGAGCCCAAGGTGATGAGTCTGTCTACGGGTCGAGCTGAAATCCGCCACAAGACAGAATGCTGGCTCACTAGAGAGGAGTATGCCCTGCTCAGTGG GAAACAGATGAGCACTCGGCGAGCCGACCCCAATGCCTTCTGGCCGGGCCAAGATGACCACATCCGCCTGTACCAGCCCGAGGTGGGCATCCCCCCTGAGACCTGCCTGTTCGAGTGCGTGAGCCGGGAGCCTGCGCCCGCCGTCGGGTCGTGGCCACTCAATGACAAGGGGTACTACACCTCTGGGGACATCGACGGACGGAAAGCTTATGCCTTATAA